TAGTAAGTTTTTCTTTCCATCTTTTATGATTTAGTTTGCTCGATTATTTACTGCCGGGTTATCAGATCTACCCGCAGGTTGTTAAAAAACAATTATGATGCCATACACGGCTTTGGCCGATAAATGTATAAAAAAACAATCAACTCAGGGGACTGTTAATCATAATTTTTTTATTTTGGAGGTTTTTAAATATTAATCCATTTAAGCAGGTTGCGCATGGAGTGTAAGTGTAGCATCGCTGGTCTGCCAATCAAATAAAAAAACGGACATGGGTAACAGGTGGTTTTTATATAAGAGTTCAGTGGTAGCCGCTCTGGCCGGTTTTCTTTTCGGGTTTGACACGGTTGTGATATCGGGCGCCGAACAATCTATTCAGTCGCTTTGGGGCCTGAGCAGTTCTTTGCACGGACTGGCAATAAGCATGGCCCTGTGGGGCACAGTTGCAGGCTCGCTCCTGGGAGGCTGGCCGGCCCACTACTTCGGTCGCCGTAAAACCCTATTGTGGATCGGAGTGCTATACCTGGTGTCTGCATTTGGGTCTGCCCTGGCTCCCGAGGTGTATTCGTTCATGATATCCCGGTTTCTGGGGGGACTGGGTATTGGTATCTCGACGGTTGCTGCACCCATGTTCATTTCCGAAATTGCCCCGCCCAGGTACAGGGGCAGGCTCGCCGGAATGTTTCAGTTCAATATAGTCTTCGGGATACTTGTGGCCTTTCTTTCGAATACCCTGCTGGCAGGCATCGGCGAGAATGCATGGCGCTGGATGCTTGGAGTAGAGGCTGTTCCCGCCCTGATCTTTGCATTATTCTGCATAGGCATACCTGAGAGTCCCAGATGGCTCATTGTTCGCCGCAGAGACAGGGAAGCCGGGATGGAAGTTTTTGAAAAGATCAATCCCGGGCTTGGCAGAGAAGAACTTGTTCAGCTCGTTGATGAGGTAGAGGCTTCCGGAAATCTTAAGCAGAACGCAGGGAAATTCTTCTCCAGGAGGCTGGTGACCCCTATAATGCTTGCTTTTTTTATTGCTTTTTTCAACCAGCTTTCAGGTATAAA
Above is a window of Marinilabiliales bacterium DNA encoding:
- a CDS encoding MFS transporter, translated to MGNRWFLYKSSVVAALAGFLFGFDTVVISGAEQSIQSLWGLSSSLHGLAISMALWGTVAGSLLGGWPAHYFGRRKTLLWIGVLYLVSAFGSALAPEVYSFMISRFLGGLGIGISTVAAPMFISEIAPPRYRGRLAGMFQFNIVFGILVAFLSNTLLAGIGENAWRWMLGVEAVPALIFALFCIGIPESPRWLIVRRRDREAGMEVFEKINPGLGREELVQLVDEVEASGNLKQNAGKFFSRRLVTPIMLAFFIAFFNQLSGINAILYFAPRIFQMTGLEAQAAMLQSVGIGVTNLVFTFVGLWLIDRLGRRTLLFIGSFGYILSLGLTAWAFASQNFGLVPVLIFAFIAAHAVGQGAVIWVFISEIFPNRQRAFGQSLGSFTHWFFAALITLFFPFMADAVAPQFIFGIFCGMMVLQLVWVKFFMPETKGVPLEELEKEL